The following coding sequences lie in one Rutidosis leptorrhynchoides isolate AG116_Rl617_1_P2 chromosome 4, CSIRO_AGI_Rlap_v1, whole genome shotgun sequence genomic window:
- the LOC139843706 gene encoding nucleoside diphosphate kinase B yields MEQTFIMIKPDGVQRGLVGEIIGRFEKKGFSLKGLKFLTVDQAFAEKHYADLSSKPFFNGLVEYIISGPVVAMVWEGKNVVTTGRKIIGATNPAESAPGTIRGDFAIDIGRNVIHGSDAVESARKEISLWFPEGTASWSSCVHPWIYE; encoded by the exons ATGGAGCAAACCTTTATCATGATTAAGCCTGATGGTGTTCAAAGAGGACTT GTTGGTGAAATCATTGGTAGATTTGAGAAGAAGGGTTTCTCATTAAAAG GATTGAAGTTTTTGACCGTTGACCAAGCTTTTGCTGAGAAGCATTATGCTGATTTGTCTTCAAAGCCTTTCTTTAATGGGCTAGTTGAGTACATTATATCTGGACCTGTTGTTGCTATGGTTTGGGAGGGCAAAAATGTCGTCACCACTGGCCGCAAGATCATCGGTGCTACCAACCCAGCTGAATCTGCCCCTGGCACCATTCGTGGTGATTTTGCAATCGACATTGGCAG AAATGTGATTCACGGTAGTGATGCTGTTGAAAGTGCAAGAAAGGAGATTTCTTTGTGGTTTCCGGAGGGTACTGCTAGCTGGTCAAGCTGCGTTCACCCATGGATCTACGAATAA